Proteins from a single region of Harmonia axyridis chromosome 4, icHarAxyr1.1, whole genome shotgun sequence:
- the LOC123678581 gene encoding long-chain-fatty-acid--CoA ligase 4 isoform X10 yields MVVYIRDMDGTGVALALGALKVLAFVYDVLTYPMYLILQRPWKIRELSRKVQAVTITKDTTSITYRSVQPPGEVHTNMVRENIDTMTKMLEWTTKNFPNKRCLGTRQILSEEDEIQPNGRVFKKYNMGDYKWKTFYEVNSLASRFGKGLRELGNQPLKNVVIFAETREEWMIAAHGLFKQNIPIVTIYATLGDDAIVHGINETEVTTVITSHDLMPKFKQILPRVPKVNTLIYMPDQLKKLDTTGYKDGVQIFNFQEVIDKGSKSSIAENYPTVDDTAIIMYTSGSTGVPKGVILLHKNLITTLKAFCDATSIYADDIMIGFLPLAHVFELLVESVCLLSAVPIGYSSALTMIDSGSKIKKGCKGDATVLRPTCMTSVPLILDRISKNIQEKVSKSSVTKKIIFKFAYDYKETWKRRGYSTPMIDRIVFNPVRAILGGRVRLLLTGGAPLSPETHEQINNCLCVKVIQGYGLTETCSSATVQSNYDMSFGRVGAATTVCDIKLVNWEEGNYRVTDKPYPRGEIIVGGDNISAGYYKLPDKTNEDFFEADGRRWFKTGDICEIHEDGVVKIIDRKKDLVKLQAGEYVSLGKVEAELKTSPLVDNICVYGESSKDHCVALVVPNQQQLIDLAAKKGYTKPFDELCKTPEVEKLVLQELADHGKKNKLEKFEIPAAVKLVTEVWSPDMGLVTAAFKLKRKDIQERYKSEINRMYAS; encoded by the exons ATGGTTGTTTATATACG ggACATGGACGGTACTGGCGTTGCGTTGGCACTTGGCGCCTTGAAGGTGCTTGCCTTCGTTTACGATGTCCTTACCTACCCAATGTACTTGATCCTCCAAAGGCCATGGAAAATTAGGGAGCTTTCCAGAAAAGTCCAG GCGGTTACAATCACGAAGGACACCACCAGCATCACTTACAGGTCTGTACAACCTCCGGGAGAAGTTCACACCAATATGGTCAGGGAGAATATCGACACCATGACCAAAATGTTGGAATGGACCACCAAGAACTTCCCGAACAAAAGATGTCTGGGCACCAGGCAGATCCTCAGCGAAGAAGACGAAATACAACCAAACGGCAGAGTATTCAAAAAG TACAACATGGGCGATTACAAATGGAAGACATTCTACGAGGTTAACAGTTTGGCCAGTCGCTTCGGCAAGGGTCTCAGAGAACTAGGAAACCAACCCCTGAAGAACGTGGTCATCTTCGCCGAAACCAGAGAAGAATGGATGATCGCAGCCCATGGTCTCTTCAAGCAGAACATCCCCATAGTCACCATCTACGCCACCCTGGGTGATGACGCCATAGTCCACGGTATCAACGAAACCGAAGTCACCACGGTGATCACCAGCCACGATCTGATGCCCAAATTCAAGCAAATTTTACCCCGAGTGCCGAAAGTGAACACTTTGATCTACATGCCCGACCAGTTGAAAAAATTGGACACCACCGGATACAAGGATGGTGTGCAGATCTTCAACTTCCAGGAAGTTATCGACAAAGGATCCAAATCGAGCATCG CTGAAAACTACCCAACTGTCGACGATACAGCAATCATAATGTACACGAGCGGTTCAACAGGTGTACCGAAAGGTGTTATACTCCTACACAAGAACCTGATAACCACCCTAAAGGCCTTCTGCGATGCAACCTCCATCTACGCGGACGATATCATGATAGGATTCTTGCCCTTAGCGCACGTTTTTGAATTGTTAGTGGAAAGTGTATGTTTGTTGAGTGCCGTACCAATTGGATATTCGAGCGCGTTAACTATGATTGACAGTGGCAGCAAGATCAAGAAGGGCTGTAAGGGGGATGCTACCGTGCTGAGGCCAACATGTATGACGTCAGTGCCT CTCATATTGGATAGGATATCGAAGAACATTCAGGAGAAAGTCAGTAAAAGCAGTGTAACGaagaaaatcattttcaaattcGCCTATGATTATAAAGAGACATGGAAGAGAAGAGGCTACAGCACACCCATGATTGACAG aataGTCTTCAATCCTGTTAGAGCTATATTGGGAGGTAGAGTGCGACTTCTTCTTACAGGAGGTGCACCTTTGTCCCCAGAAACTCACGAACAAATCAACAACTGCTTATGTGTGAAGGTCATTCAAGGTTACGGATTAACTGAAACCTGTTCGTCTGCAACAGTTCAAAGCA ATTACGACATGTCATTTGGTCGTGTTGGGGCTGCTACAACAGTCTGTGATATAAAATTAGTCAATTGGGAAGAGGGCAACTACCGCGTCACAGATAAACCATATCCTAGGGGAGAAATCATCGTTGGCGGTGACAATATTAGTGCTGGTTATTATAAATTGCCGGATAAGACCAACGAGGACTTCTTCGAGGCAGATGGTAGGAGGTGGTTCAAGACTGGAGACATCTGTGAAATACACGAGGATGGTGTAGTCAAAATCATAG ATCGTAAGAAGGATTTAGTTAAATTGCAAGCTGGAGAGTACGTTTCCTTGGGAAAGGTAGAGGCCGAATTGAAAACCAGCCCGTTGGTCGATAACATTTGCGTTTACGGTGAATCGTCAAAGGATCATTGCGTTGCTCTTGTCGTTCCTAATCAGCAGCAACTTATCGATTTGGCAGCGAAGAAAGGTTATACGAAACCTTTCGATGAACTGTGCAAAACTCCAGAGGTTGAAAAGCTCGTCCTACAAGAATTGGCTGACCACGGAAAGAAAA
- the LOC123678581 gene encoding long-chain-fatty-acid--CoA ligase 4 isoform X8: MVWPSGMSRDMDGTGVALALGALKVLAFVYDVLTYPMYLILQRPWKIRELSRKVQAVTITKDTTSITYRSVQPPGEVHTNMVRENIDTMTKMLEWTTKNFPNKRCLGTRQILSEEDEIQPNGRVFKKYNMGDYKWKTFYEVNSLASRFGKGLRELGNQPLKNVVIFAETREEWMIAAHGLFKQNIPIVTIYATLGDDAIVHGINETEVTTVITSHDLMPKFKQILPRVPKVNTLIYMPDQLKKLDTTGYKDGVQIFNFQEVIDKGSKSSIAENYPTVDDTAIIMYTSGSTGVPKGVILLHKNLITTLKAFCDATSIYADDIMIGFLPLAHVFELLVESVCLLSAVPIGYSSALTMIDSGSKIKKGCKGDATVLRPTCMTSVPLILDRISKNIQEKVSKSSVTKKIIFKFAYDYKETWKRRGYSTPMIDRIVFNPVRAILGGRVRLLLTGGAPLSPETHEQINNCLCVKVIQGYGLTETCSSATVQSNYDMSFGRVGAATTVCDIKLVNWEEGNYRVTDKPYPRGEIIVGGDNISAGYYKLPDKTNEDFFEADGRRWFKTGDICEIHEDGVVKIIDRKKDLVKLQAGEYVSLGKVEAELKTSPLVDNICVYGESSKDHCVALVVPNQQQLIDLAAKKGYTKPFDELCKTPEVEKLVLQELADHGKKNKLEKFEIPAAVKLVTEVWSPDMGLVTAAFKLKRKDIQERYKSEINRMYAS; this comes from the exons ATGGTGTGGCCTTCTGGAATGTCAAG ggACATGGACGGTACTGGCGTTGCGTTGGCACTTGGCGCCTTGAAGGTGCTTGCCTTCGTTTACGATGTCCTTACCTACCCAATGTACTTGATCCTCCAAAGGCCATGGAAAATTAGGGAGCTTTCCAGAAAAGTCCAG GCGGTTACAATCACGAAGGACACCACCAGCATCACTTACAGGTCTGTACAACCTCCGGGAGAAGTTCACACCAATATGGTCAGGGAGAATATCGACACCATGACCAAAATGTTGGAATGGACCACCAAGAACTTCCCGAACAAAAGATGTCTGGGCACCAGGCAGATCCTCAGCGAAGAAGACGAAATACAACCAAACGGCAGAGTATTCAAAAAG TACAACATGGGCGATTACAAATGGAAGACATTCTACGAGGTTAACAGTTTGGCCAGTCGCTTCGGCAAGGGTCTCAGAGAACTAGGAAACCAACCCCTGAAGAACGTGGTCATCTTCGCCGAAACCAGAGAAGAATGGATGATCGCAGCCCATGGTCTCTTCAAGCAGAACATCCCCATAGTCACCATCTACGCCACCCTGGGTGATGACGCCATAGTCCACGGTATCAACGAAACCGAAGTCACCACGGTGATCACCAGCCACGATCTGATGCCCAAATTCAAGCAAATTTTACCCCGAGTGCCGAAAGTGAACACTTTGATCTACATGCCCGACCAGTTGAAAAAATTGGACACCACCGGATACAAGGATGGTGTGCAGATCTTCAACTTCCAGGAAGTTATCGACAAAGGATCCAAATCGAGCATCG CTGAAAACTACCCAACTGTCGACGATACAGCAATCATAATGTACACGAGCGGTTCAACAGGTGTACCGAAAGGTGTTATACTCCTACACAAGAACCTGATAACCACCCTAAAGGCCTTCTGCGATGCAACCTCCATCTACGCGGACGATATCATGATAGGATTCTTGCCCTTAGCGCACGTTTTTGAATTGTTAGTGGAAAGTGTATGTTTGTTGAGTGCCGTACCAATTGGATATTCGAGCGCGTTAACTATGATTGACAGTGGCAGCAAGATCAAGAAGGGCTGTAAGGGGGATGCTACCGTGCTGAGGCCAACATGTATGACGTCAGTGCCT CTCATATTGGATAGGATATCGAAGAACATTCAGGAGAAAGTCAGTAAAAGCAGTGTAACGaagaaaatcattttcaaattcGCCTATGATTATAAAGAGACATGGAAGAGAAGAGGCTACAGCACACCCATGATTGACAG aataGTCTTCAATCCTGTTAGAGCTATATTGGGAGGTAGAGTGCGACTTCTTCTTACAGGAGGTGCACCTTTGTCCCCAGAAACTCACGAACAAATCAACAACTGCTTATGTGTGAAGGTCATTCAAGGTTACGGATTAACTGAAACCTGTTCGTCTGCAACAGTTCAAAGCA ATTACGACATGTCATTTGGTCGTGTTGGGGCTGCTACAACAGTCTGTGATATAAAATTAGTCAATTGGGAAGAGGGCAACTACCGCGTCACAGATAAACCATATCCTAGGGGAGAAATCATCGTTGGCGGTGACAATATTAGTGCTGGTTATTATAAATTGCCGGATAAGACCAACGAGGACTTCTTCGAGGCAGATGGTAGGAGGTGGTTCAAGACTGGAGACATCTGTGAAATACACGAGGATGGTGTAGTCAAAATCATAG ATCGTAAGAAGGATTTAGTTAAATTGCAAGCTGGAGAGTACGTTTCCTTGGGAAAGGTAGAGGCCGAATTGAAAACCAGCCCGTTGGTCGATAACATTTGCGTTTACGGTGAATCGTCAAAGGATCATTGCGTTGCTCTTGTCGTTCCTAATCAGCAGCAACTTATCGATTTGGCAGCGAAGAAAGGTTATACGAAACCTTTCGATGAACTGTGCAAAACTCCAGAGGTTGAAAAGCTCGTCCTACAAGAATTGGCTGACCACGGAAAGAAAA
- the LOC123678581 gene encoding long-chain-fatty-acid--CoA ligase 4 isoform X9 has protein sequence MYAENKSDMDGTGVALALGALKVLAFVYDVLTYPMYLILQRPWKIRELSRKVQAVTITKDTTSITYRSVQPPGEVHTNMVRENIDTMTKMLEWTTKNFPNKRCLGTRQILSEEDEIQPNGRVFKKYNMGDYKWKTFYEVNSLASRFGKGLRELGNQPLKNVVIFAETREEWMIAAHGLFKQNIPIVTIYATLGDDAIVHGINETEVTTVITSHDLMPKFKQILPRVPKVNTLIYMPDQLKKLDTTGYKDGVQIFNFQEVIDKGSKSSIAENYPTVDDTAIIMYTSGSTGVPKGVILLHKNLITTLKAFCDATSIYADDIMIGFLPLAHVFELLVESVCLLSAVPIGYSSALTMIDSGSKIKKGCKGDATVLRPTCMTSVPLILDRISKNIQEKVSKSSVTKKIIFKFAYDYKETWKRRGYSTPMIDRIVFNPVRAILGGRVRLLLTGGAPLSPETHEQINNCLCVKVIQGYGLTETCSSATVQSNYDMSFGRVGAATTVCDIKLVNWEEGNYRVTDKPYPRGEIIVGGDNISAGYYKLPDKTNEDFFEADGRRWFKTGDICEIHEDGVVKIIDRKKDLVKLQAGEYVSLGKVEAELKTSPLVDNICVYGESSKDHCVALVVPNQQQLIDLAAKKGYTKPFDELCKTPEVEKLVLQELADHGKKNKLEKFEIPAAVKLVTEVWSPDMGLVTAAFKLKRKDIQERYKSEINRMYAS, from the exons ATGTACGCTGAGAACAAGTC ggACATGGACGGTACTGGCGTTGCGTTGGCACTTGGCGCCTTGAAGGTGCTTGCCTTCGTTTACGATGTCCTTACCTACCCAATGTACTTGATCCTCCAAAGGCCATGGAAAATTAGGGAGCTTTCCAGAAAAGTCCAG GCGGTTACAATCACGAAGGACACCACCAGCATCACTTACAGGTCTGTACAACCTCCGGGAGAAGTTCACACCAATATGGTCAGGGAGAATATCGACACCATGACCAAAATGTTGGAATGGACCACCAAGAACTTCCCGAACAAAAGATGTCTGGGCACCAGGCAGATCCTCAGCGAAGAAGACGAAATACAACCAAACGGCAGAGTATTCAAAAAG TACAACATGGGCGATTACAAATGGAAGACATTCTACGAGGTTAACAGTTTGGCCAGTCGCTTCGGCAAGGGTCTCAGAGAACTAGGAAACCAACCCCTGAAGAACGTGGTCATCTTCGCCGAAACCAGAGAAGAATGGATGATCGCAGCCCATGGTCTCTTCAAGCAGAACATCCCCATAGTCACCATCTACGCCACCCTGGGTGATGACGCCATAGTCCACGGTATCAACGAAACCGAAGTCACCACGGTGATCACCAGCCACGATCTGATGCCCAAATTCAAGCAAATTTTACCCCGAGTGCCGAAAGTGAACACTTTGATCTACATGCCCGACCAGTTGAAAAAATTGGACACCACCGGATACAAGGATGGTGTGCAGATCTTCAACTTCCAGGAAGTTATCGACAAAGGATCCAAATCGAGCATCG CTGAAAACTACCCAACTGTCGACGATACAGCAATCATAATGTACACGAGCGGTTCAACAGGTGTACCGAAAGGTGTTATACTCCTACACAAGAACCTGATAACCACCCTAAAGGCCTTCTGCGATGCAACCTCCATCTACGCGGACGATATCATGATAGGATTCTTGCCCTTAGCGCACGTTTTTGAATTGTTAGTGGAAAGTGTATGTTTGTTGAGTGCCGTACCAATTGGATATTCGAGCGCGTTAACTATGATTGACAGTGGCAGCAAGATCAAGAAGGGCTGTAAGGGGGATGCTACCGTGCTGAGGCCAACATGTATGACGTCAGTGCCT CTCATATTGGATAGGATATCGAAGAACATTCAGGAGAAAGTCAGTAAAAGCAGTGTAACGaagaaaatcattttcaaattcGCCTATGATTATAAAGAGACATGGAAGAGAAGAGGCTACAGCACACCCATGATTGACAG aataGTCTTCAATCCTGTTAGAGCTATATTGGGAGGTAGAGTGCGACTTCTTCTTACAGGAGGTGCACCTTTGTCCCCAGAAACTCACGAACAAATCAACAACTGCTTATGTGTGAAGGTCATTCAAGGTTACGGATTAACTGAAACCTGTTCGTCTGCAACAGTTCAAAGCA ATTACGACATGTCATTTGGTCGTGTTGGGGCTGCTACAACAGTCTGTGATATAAAATTAGTCAATTGGGAAGAGGGCAACTACCGCGTCACAGATAAACCATATCCTAGGGGAGAAATCATCGTTGGCGGTGACAATATTAGTGCTGGTTATTATAAATTGCCGGATAAGACCAACGAGGACTTCTTCGAGGCAGATGGTAGGAGGTGGTTCAAGACTGGAGACATCTGTGAAATACACGAGGATGGTGTAGTCAAAATCATAG ATCGTAAGAAGGATTTAGTTAAATTGCAAGCTGGAGAGTACGTTTCCTTGGGAAAGGTAGAGGCCGAATTGAAAACCAGCCCGTTGGTCGATAACATTTGCGTTTACGGTGAATCGTCAAAGGATCATTGCGTTGCTCTTGTCGTTCCTAATCAGCAGCAACTTATCGATTTGGCAGCGAAGAAAGGTTATACGAAACCTTTCGATGAACTGTGCAAAACTCCAGAGGTTGAAAAGCTCGTCCTACAAGAATTGGCTGACCACGGAAAGAAAA
- the LOC123678581 gene encoding long-chain-fatty-acid--CoA ligase 4 isoform X4, which produces MVVYIRDMDGTGVALALGALKVLAFVYDVLTYPMYLILQRPWKIRELSRKVQATIIASETESSKKDVRIDFDGALNYAAVTKQAVTITKDTTSITYRSVQPPGEVHTNMVRENIDTMTKMLEWTTKNFPNKRCLGTRQILSEEDEIQPNGRVFKKYNMGDYKWKTFYEVNSLASRFGKGLRELGNQPLKNVVIFAETREEWMIAAHGLFKQNIPIVTIYATLGDDAIVHGINETEVTTVITSHDLMPKFKQILPRVPKVNTLIYMPDQLKKLDTTGYKDGVQIFNFQEVIDKGSKSSIAENYPTVDDTAIIMYTSGSTGVPKGVILLHKNLITTLKAFCDATSIYADDIMIGFLPLAHVFELLVESVCLLSAVPIGYSSALTMIDSGSKIKKGCKGDATVLRPTCMTSVPLILDRISKNIQEKVSKSSVTKKIIFKFAYDYKETWKRRGYSTPMIDRIVFNPVRAILGGRVRLLLTGGAPLSPETHEQINNCLCVKVIQGYGLTETCSSATVQSNYDMSFGRVGAATTVCDIKLVNWEEGNYRVTDKPYPRGEIIVGGDNISAGYYKLPDKTNEDFFEADGRRWFKTGDICEIHEDGVVKIIDRKKDLVKLQAGEYVSLGKVEAELKTSPLVDNICVYGESSKDHCVALVVPNQQQLIDLAAKKGYTKPFDELCKTPEVEKLVLQELADHGKKNKLEKFEIPAAVKLVTEVWSPDMGLVTAAFKLKRKDIQERYKSEINRMYAS; this is translated from the exons ATGGTTGTTTATATACG ggACATGGACGGTACTGGCGTTGCGTTGGCACTTGGCGCCTTGAAGGTGCTTGCCTTCGTTTACGATGTCCTTACCTACCCAATGTACTTGATCCTCCAAAGGCCATGGAAAATTAGGGAGCTTTCCAGAAAAGTCCAG GCAACGATTATTGCAAGTGAAACAGAATCGTCAAAAAAAGATGTGCGTATTGATTTCGATGGAGCCCTAAATTATGCGGCAGTTACCAAACag GCGGTTACAATCACGAAGGACACCACCAGCATCACTTACAGGTCTGTACAACCTCCGGGAGAAGTTCACACCAATATGGTCAGGGAGAATATCGACACCATGACCAAAATGTTGGAATGGACCACCAAGAACTTCCCGAACAAAAGATGTCTGGGCACCAGGCAGATCCTCAGCGAAGAAGACGAAATACAACCAAACGGCAGAGTATTCAAAAAG TACAACATGGGCGATTACAAATGGAAGACATTCTACGAGGTTAACAGTTTGGCCAGTCGCTTCGGCAAGGGTCTCAGAGAACTAGGAAACCAACCCCTGAAGAACGTGGTCATCTTCGCCGAAACCAGAGAAGAATGGATGATCGCAGCCCATGGTCTCTTCAAGCAGAACATCCCCATAGTCACCATCTACGCCACCCTGGGTGATGACGCCATAGTCCACGGTATCAACGAAACCGAAGTCACCACGGTGATCACCAGCCACGATCTGATGCCCAAATTCAAGCAAATTTTACCCCGAGTGCCGAAAGTGAACACTTTGATCTACATGCCCGACCAGTTGAAAAAATTGGACACCACCGGATACAAGGATGGTGTGCAGATCTTCAACTTCCAGGAAGTTATCGACAAAGGATCCAAATCGAGCATCG CTGAAAACTACCCAACTGTCGACGATACAGCAATCATAATGTACACGAGCGGTTCAACAGGTGTACCGAAAGGTGTTATACTCCTACACAAGAACCTGATAACCACCCTAAAGGCCTTCTGCGATGCAACCTCCATCTACGCGGACGATATCATGATAGGATTCTTGCCCTTAGCGCACGTTTTTGAATTGTTAGTGGAAAGTGTATGTTTGTTGAGTGCCGTACCAATTGGATATTCGAGCGCGTTAACTATGATTGACAGTGGCAGCAAGATCAAGAAGGGCTGTAAGGGGGATGCTACCGTGCTGAGGCCAACATGTATGACGTCAGTGCCT CTCATATTGGATAGGATATCGAAGAACATTCAGGAGAAAGTCAGTAAAAGCAGTGTAACGaagaaaatcattttcaaattcGCCTATGATTATAAAGAGACATGGAAGAGAAGAGGCTACAGCACACCCATGATTGACAG aataGTCTTCAATCCTGTTAGAGCTATATTGGGAGGTAGAGTGCGACTTCTTCTTACAGGAGGTGCACCTTTGTCCCCAGAAACTCACGAACAAATCAACAACTGCTTATGTGTGAAGGTCATTCAAGGTTACGGATTAACTGAAACCTGTTCGTCTGCAACAGTTCAAAGCA ATTACGACATGTCATTTGGTCGTGTTGGGGCTGCTACAACAGTCTGTGATATAAAATTAGTCAATTGGGAAGAGGGCAACTACCGCGTCACAGATAAACCATATCCTAGGGGAGAAATCATCGTTGGCGGTGACAATATTAGTGCTGGTTATTATAAATTGCCGGATAAGACCAACGAGGACTTCTTCGAGGCAGATGGTAGGAGGTGGTTCAAGACTGGAGACATCTGTGAAATACACGAGGATGGTGTAGTCAAAATCATAG ATCGTAAGAAGGATTTAGTTAAATTGCAAGCTGGAGAGTACGTTTCCTTGGGAAAGGTAGAGGCCGAATTGAAAACCAGCCCGTTGGTCGATAACATTTGCGTTTACGGTGAATCGTCAAAGGATCATTGCGTTGCTCTTGTCGTTCCTAATCAGCAGCAACTTATCGATTTGGCAGCGAAGAAAGGTTATACGAAACCTTTCGATGAACTGTGCAAAACTCCAGAGGTTGAAAAGCTCGTCCTACAAGAATTGGCTGACCACGGAAAGAAAA
- the LOC123678581 gene encoding long-chain-fatty-acid--CoA ligase 4 isoform X2, whose amino-acid sequence MVWPSGMSRDMDGTGVALALGALKVLAFVYDVLTYPMYLILQRPWKIRELSRKVQATIIASETESSKKDVRIDFDGALNYAAVTKQAVTITKDTTSITYRSVQPPGEVHTNMVRENIDTMTKMLEWTTKNFPNKRCLGTRQILSEEDEIQPNGRVFKKYNMGDYKWKTFYEVNSLASRFGKGLRELGNQPLKNVVIFAETREEWMIAAHGLFKQNIPIVTIYATLGDDAIVHGINETEVTTVITSHDLMPKFKQILPRVPKVNTLIYMPDQLKKLDTTGYKDGVQIFNFQEVIDKGSKSSIAENYPTVDDTAIIMYTSGSTGVPKGVILLHKNLITTLKAFCDATSIYADDIMIGFLPLAHVFELLVESVCLLSAVPIGYSSALTMIDSGSKIKKGCKGDATVLRPTCMTSVPLILDRISKNIQEKVSKSSVTKKIIFKFAYDYKETWKRRGYSTPMIDRIVFNPVRAILGGRVRLLLTGGAPLSPETHEQINNCLCVKVIQGYGLTETCSSATVQSNYDMSFGRVGAATTVCDIKLVNWEEGNYRVTDKPYPRGEIIVGGDNISAGYYKLPDKTNEDFFEADGRRWFKTGDICEIHEDGVVKIIDRKKDLVKLQAGEYVSLGKVEAELKTSPLVDNICVYGESSKDHCVALVVPNQQQLIDLAAKKGYTKPFDELCKTPEVEKLVLQELADHGKKNKLEKFEIPAAVKLVTEVWSPDMGLVTAAFKLKRKDIQERYKSEINRMYAS is encoded by the exons ATGGTGTGGCCTTCTGGAATGTCAAG ggACATGGACGGTACTGGCGTTGCGTTGGCACTTGGCGCCTTGAAGGTGCTTGCCTTCGTTTACGATGTCCTTACCTACCCAATGTACTTGATCCTCCAAAGGCCATGGAAAATTAGGGAGCTTTCCAGAAAAGTCCAG GCAACGATTATTGCAAGTGAAACAGAATCGTCAAAAAAAGATGTGCGTATTGATTTCGATGGAGCCCTAAATTATGCGGCAGTTACCAAACag GCGGTTACAATCACGAAGGACACCACCAGCATCACTTACAGGTCTGTACAACCTCCGGGAGAAGTTCACACCAATATGGTCAGGGAGAATATCGACACCATGACCAAAATGTTGGAATGGACCACCAAGAACTTCCCGAACAAAAGATGTCTGGGCACCAGGCAGATCCTCAGCGAAGAAGACGAAATACAACCAAACGGCAGAGTATTCAAAAAG TACAACATGGGCGATTACAAATGGAAGACATTCTACGAGGTTAACAGTTTGGCCAGTCGCTTCGGCAAGGGTCTCAGAGAACTAGGAAACCAACCCCTGAAGAACGTGGTCATCTTCGCCGAAACCAGAGAAGAATGGATGATCGCAGCCCATGGTCTCTTCAAGCAGAACATCCCCATAGTCACCATCTACGCCACCCTGGGTGATGACGCCATAGTCCACGGTATCAACGAAACCGAAGTCACCACGGTGATCACCAGCCACGATCTGATGCCCAAATTCAAGCAAATTTTACCCCGAGTGCCGAAAGTGAACACTTTGATCTACATGCCCGACCAGTTGAAAAAATTGGACACCACCGGATACAAGGATGGTGTGCAGATCTTCAACTTCCAGGAAGTTATCGACAAAGGATCCAAATCGAGCATCG CTGAAAACTACCCAACTGTCGACGATACAGCAATCATAATGTACACGAGCGGTTCAACAGGTGTACCGAAAGGTGTTATACTCCTACACAAGAACCTGATAACCACCCTAAAGGCCTTCTGCGATGCAACCTCCATCTACGCGGACGATATCATGATAGGATTCTTGCCCTTAGCGCACGTTTTTGAATTGTTAGTGGAAAGTGTATGTTTGTTGAGTGCCGTACCAATTGGATATTCGAGCGCGTTAACTATGATTGACAGTGGCAGCAAGATCAAGAAGGGCTGTAAGGGGGATGCTACCGTGCTGAGGCCAACATGTATGACGTCAGTGCCT CTCATATTGGATAGGATATCGAAGAACATTCAGGAGAAAGTCAGTAAAAGCAGTGTAACGaagaaaatcattttcaaattcGCCTATGATTATAAAGAGACATGGAAGAGAAGAGGCTACAGCACACCCATGATTGACAG aataGTCTTCAATCCTGTTAGAGCTATATTGGGAGGTAGAGTGCGACTTCTTCTTACAGGAGGTGCACCTTTGTCCCCAGAAACTCACGAACAAATCAACAACTGCTTATGTGTGAAGGTCATTCAAGGTTACGGATTAACTGAAACCTGTTCGTCTGCAACAGTTCAAAGCA ATTACGACATGTCATTTGGTCGTGTTGGGGCTGCTACAACAGTCTGTGATATAAAATTAGTCAATTGGGAAGAGGGCAACTACCGCGTCACAGATAAACCATATCCTAGGGGAGAAATCATCGTTGGCGGTGACAATATTAGTGCTGGTTATTATAAATTGCCGGATAAGACCAACGAGGACTTCTTCGAGGCAGATGGTAGGAGGTGGTTCAAGACTGGAGACATCTGTGAAATACACGAGGATGGTGTAGTCAAAATCATAG ATCGTAAGAAGGATTTAGTTAAATTGCAAGCTGGAGAGTACGTTTCCTTGGGAAAGGTAGAGGCCGAATTGAAAACCAGCCCGTTGGTCGATAACATTTGCGTTTACGGTGAATCGTCAAAGGATCATTGCGTTGCTCTTGTCGTTCCTAATCAGCAGCAACTTATCGATTTGGCAGCGAAGAAAGGTTATACGAAACCTTTCGATGAACTGTGCAAAACTCCAGAGGTTGAAAAGCTCGTCCTACAAGAATTGGCTGACCACGGAAAGAAAA